The DNA window GCACGCCGTTCATGTATTCGGTCGCTTTCGGAATTCCAAGAGCCGCGTACCAGGTGTGGAACATGTGGCCGATGTCGAACGGATCGCCGACAACATCGGTCCCTTCCGCGTTGGTTTCGCCCACGACGACGCCGCGCTGGATGCCGGCGCCCGTCATGGCGAGGGACCAGGCGATATTCCAGTGGTCGCGCCCGACAGAGCCGTTGATGCGAGGCGTGCGGCCGAACTCGGCCATTACCACGACCAAAACATTATCGAGCATGCTCCGATCGTCCAGATCTTCAATCAGCGAGGCGACCGCCTGGTCGACTTTGGGGACGCGGGTGGCGTGTTCGTTAAAGTTGTCCCCGTGCGTATCCCAGCCGTTGGACGATACCTGGACGAACCGCACGCCGGCTTCCAGCAGGCGACGGGCCAGCAACGTGTGGCGGCCGATCTCGTGCCGGCCGTAACGTTCTACGTCTTTCTCGTCGAGGGTCGAGTCGTCGAACAGGTCGACATGTTCCATCAGTTTGTGGGCGACGTCGTAGACGTAGCTGTTCGCCTCGTTCCACTGAGGCCGATGCTGGCCGGCGTAACGGCGATTGAACTTTGCCTGCAGCTCCCGCCGGGCCAGTTCGCTGTCAGAAGAAAGCGATTCGGGGCGGAGCAGGTTGGTCGGCGGCTGACCGTCACCCAGGGCGAGCGCTCCGTACTGGGCGCCGAGGAAACCAGCATGCTTGGAGATGAATCCCCCGCTTCCGGGCTTAAC is part of the Lignipirellula cremea genome and encodes:
- a CDS encoding DUF1501 domain-containing protein, giving the protein MPYKHLCTPSDHLLSRRRVLGGMVGAAAGVAGVGGVGALLRPVTAEELKKNDRQVVVIWLDGGMSQLETWDPKPNTRYGGPLRSIQTATPGLHFCETMPRLSRLTKKLSVVRNMKTEDPNHSSGVPKILRGQPKERGVLYPYFGSAVAKLLGPMESQLPPYVWVKPGSGGFISKHAGFLGAQYGALALGDGQPPTNLLRPESLSSDSELARRELQAKFNRRYAGQHRPQWNEANSYVYDVAHKLMEHVDLFDDSTLDEKDVERYGRHEIGRHTLLARRLLEAGVRFVQVSSNGWDTHGDNFNEHATRVPKVDQAVASLIEDLDDRSMLDNVLVVVMAEFGRTPRINGSVGRDHWNIAWSLAMTGAGIQRGVVVGETNAEGTDVVGDPFDIGHMFHTWYAALGIPKATEYMNGVQPLPIAHDDYGPVKELLS